The segment GAACCACTGTCGCGGCCCGCAGATGGCGAGTCCGATCGCCACTCCGATGAGCAGCACGACGATGAGCAGCTTGTTGAACGAACTCGCGCCGACGATGGCGCCGGCGACGAGCCACCAGCATCCTTCCTCGCGGAGGACGGCGCGGATGACGAAGTACAGCGTCGCCGGCCACACCACGAGGTCCAGGCTCGCGGTGAGGAACACGTGCCCGAACATCAAGGTCATCGTCGCGCCGGCCACACCCCAGGCGGTGAACGCCTGAGCGAGCCTGCTGCCGCCGACTTCGCGCGTGATGAGGGTGAGAAGGGGCAGCGAAGCTGCGGCGCAGACGATCGGGATGATGCGCACCGCGACGACGCTGTCGCCCCACACGGCAGTCACGCCGTGAACGAGAAGGGGAGCAAGTGGTGGCTGATCGGTGTACCCCCACGCGAGGGGCAGCATTCGGAAGTACAACTCGTCGCGGTGGTACCCGTAGAGGGGCGAGATGAGCGCGAGGACCACGATGAGAGCGACCATGGCGCCCACGACATGCCCGACCGCGAGCCTGTGGCGCGCGATCGTCATGCGCACAGGCTAGCGCCGGTGACATCGACGGCCGTGTCCCATCGGATGTTCACTGACGGCGGATGTCGCAGCCGTCGCGTAGCGTATGGCCCGCTGCCGACGAGGGTGGAGGAGAGACGGTATGGGCGAACCAGTCAGCGCTGAGCAGTTCCATGAAGAGGAGGGAACTGCCGGGTGGCACGTCCTGTACGGCGGCGCGCAGACCGTGTTCCCTACCTCCTCCTTCGCGACCGGCGTCGAGTTCATCCGGCGTATCGCAGTTGTGACGGATGCGGTCGGTCGTGAGCCCGACATCGACCTTCGACCGGAGGCGGTGGTCGTTCGTACCGCCTCAACGCCGCGCGGGAGATTGGACACCGCCGACGTCGAACTGGTCCGCCGCGTCTCATCCATCGCCGCTGAGCTCGGGCTCGCGCCCGACCCATCCCAGCTGCACACGATCCAGATCGCCATCGCGGAGGCGGAGGGAGTGAGCACGCAGGACTTCTGGGTCGCAACGCTCGGGTACCAGTCGCTCGGCGGACTGGTCGTCGACCCGCTGCGCCGAGGACCGCGGATGTGGTTCGACGAGATCGCCGCACCGGGGCGCGGCCGCACGCACATAGACGTCGCCCTGCCCAATGGTCACGCTGAGGAGCGTGTCGCGGCAGCACTCGAAGCCGGCGGGCGACTGGCCGATGGCTCGCACGCACCCGACTGGTGGACACTCGCGTCGCCCGACAACCACGGTGTCGACATCGCGGCGTGGGGGGACATCGACGGCAGCACGTGATCGCCGACACCGGGGTGACCGCGTGGAGTGCGCGTGAGCGGCTCCGTACGGAGCACCCTGCTGCTCGCTTCGAGCGGCATCGATGTCGCGCGGGCGGCGTAGGCTCGCGCCGTGGCCACCCTCGACGACGTGCGCAAGATCGCGGGTAGCCTTCCCGGCAGCGAAGAGCGCGCGACGACGGGCGGCACCGCGTGGTTCGTCCGGAGGAAGCCGTATGCGTGGGAGTGCCGCCCCTGGCCCAGCATCCCCGACGACATCCGTGCGATTCTCGCCACCGAGCTCGTCGTCGCCGTCAAGGTCGCAGACCGGATGGATGCAGGCGCACTGGTCCAGATGGAGCCCGACGTGTTCCTGCGGACGACCACACCGTGGAGCGAGCCGAAAGTGGCTTTCCGGCTCGGCGCGATCAAGGTGGACCATCTGGCCGAGCTGGTGACCGACGCCTGGCGCGTTCAGGCTCCGAGGTATCTTCGCGACGAGTTCGATGCCGTTGCCGACAGCGCACAGGCGTCCCAGCCCGATGCAAGTCAACGGGCTCCGGCGCAGCCATCCCGGTAGATGGGCAGAACGCGCCCGTGCCGGCGCGTGATCAGTGCGGCGGGCCGCGGTCGTCGTTCGCCGTGGCGGCGGGGCGCGTCACTGAAGGCGATCGGCGAGAGTCTCGAGAATCCCGCGCATTCCCTCCTCACGTTGTGCGGCGTCGGCGTGGAAGGAGTCGAAGAACATCCCGTGTTCGACGTGGGTGAGGCGCGTGCCGCCGGTGATCGACTCGAACTCGTAAGAGGCGAGGGAGGTCGACATGTGCGCGCCGTCGAGCCACATGTCATAGGTGGTCACGATCCGCACCTCGTCGACGATGTCGGTGTAGACGGCCTCGTATCGGGAGACCGGGCCGCCGTGGAACTTCGCTTCGTCGATGTCGCGACCACCCACGCGGAAGTCGAAGGCCCACACACTGCGGTCGAATGCCTCGCCGTCACCGAACCATTCACGTTTGCGGTCCTCCTCGGCGAACGCCCGCCAGACCTGGGCGACGGGTACGGGATAGTCGCGGGTGAGGGTGAAGCTGGAATGGGCGATACGGCGCACGATGCTCATCATCGTGTGAACGAGACATGGATGGTGCCGCTCTCGGCCACCGCGGTCTTCGCCGTATGGGTGTGCTCCAAGCCGCGGAGGTCTTCCCACACCCGGTTGCCCCGGTCGAGGACGATGGGCGCGATCGCGACGTGGAGGTCATCGACGAGACCCGCGTGGAGGAACTCGCGGGCCGTCCGGATGCCGCCGCCCACGCGCACATCCAGACCGTCGGCCGCGACACGGGCTTCGGCGAGAATGTCTTCGATCGCGCCGCGACGGAAGTGGAACGTCGTGCCACCGCTCATCTCGATGGACGGTCGCGGCGCGGTGTGGGTGAGCACGAAGACGGGGCATCCGAACGGAGGCTCGTCTCCCCACCATCCGTTCCACGCTTGGTCTTCGGGGTGGGCGTGCAGGCCGAACATCGCCGCACCCATGATCTCGGCGCCGACTCCTTCGAAGAATGCAGCGGCGAAGGTCTCGTCGACGCCGGTCGTGCCTTCGCCGGTGGTATCGCCGAAGACCTTCTCCCGAAAAGTCCGCGTGGCTGCGTACGCGGCGGTGAGCGGCCCCCAATCCTCTCCCATCGGGTTGGGTACCGCGGGATCGGGCGCCGCGGTGTATCCGTCCAGGGAGGCGAACAGGTCGATGCGCACGCGGGTCATGTCAGGTCTCCTTGGGTGAGGTGCGGGTGAGGTGGATGCCGAGGCGGTCGGCGCGCTGCTCGGCCGGCGTCCGACGCTGGTCAAGCCATAGATGCAGAACGTCCAGCGCCCCGGGGCGAAGGGCCACCGTGCGGACACGTCCCTGCTTGCTGGACGTGATCACGCGTGCGTCCTCCAGCACGCGCAGGTGCTGGAGTACCGAGGGCAGCGCCATCGCGAACGGCGCCGCCAGCTCCGACACGACGGCCGGCGCCAGCGACAGTCGCTCGACAATCGCCCGACGAGTGGGGTCGGCGAGCGCGCGCAGGACCGCGTCGACCTCGGCGGAATAGTTAGGCATCAACCTAACTATCGTCGTTGGTCGGCGAGGAGTCAACGCGCGCTCAGCGAAACGCCGAGCGCGACGCAGAACCCGTGGCAGAAAAGGAGGAGATCCTGCGAAGCGTCTGCGATGTCTTCACCGCACTCGTTAGATGCCGTCAACGGCGCTCGGCGAGGACGAACCCCTGGGCGTGCCGCTCCGTCTTCCTTGGTGAACGATCTAGGCGCGCGATGATCCCGAAGCCGGCGGCCGCGAGCATTTCCACCACGCCGTCGGTCTGGTGCAAGAAGGCCCGCAGCTCGATGTCGTGCCCGTAAGGCTTGATCAGCTGACGTTCGCCGGCCCCGACGTGGTAGCTGAGCAGGATGAGTCCGCCTGGGGCGAGGAGGCGTGCGAACTCGGTGACGACATTCTGCAACTGCGGCGGGGCGAGATGAATGATCGAGTACCACGCGAGGACAGCGTCGAACTGTTCGGCTTCGAACGGGGTGTCGGTGATGTCGGCGTGTACGAATCGGGCGGTCGGGTGCGCCTGTTGTGCGAGGGCGATCATCTCCTCCGACAGGTCGACACCCGTGACCTCGAGGCGCGGCGACGCTGACTGGAGGTGTGTGAGCATGCGTCCGGCGCCGCAACCGGCATCCAGTACGCGGCGCGACGGTCGCGCGTCGGCACGTCGGACGAACTCGTCGATCATGGCTAGGTCGAGGGGTGCTTCGAAGCTCGTATCGGGAATCATCGCGGCATAGTCGGCAGCGACGACGTTGTACGCGCCCCGCGTTTGCTCACGCAGCTCGTCTCTCACCGCACGACCATATCCAGCCGACTGACGATCATGTCCAGAGTCGCCGAGCCTTCGGCTAGGCGGACGCGTCCGGACGAGGATCGTCCTCCTCGCGCAGCCGTGGTTCGATTCGCAGGGCCGGACGCATTCCCGACTTGTCCGCGTAGAACGCACGGATGGCGTCCATGTCCGCGCCCACATTGCCGGTGAGCGGCAGCGTCGGCCCCAGCCCGGTAGTCATGGTGGTGCGGTCGACGTAGCCGAGCGTGACCGGGAGGCCCGCCTCGCGGGCGATGCGATAGAAGCCGGACTTCCAGTAGGCGGCGCCGCCGCGCGTCCCTTCCGGCGTCACCACGAGGCCGAACACGTCGCCGTCCCGGATGCGGCTGACGAGCGCGTCGACGACACCGGCGGGGTTCGACCGGTCGACCGGGATGCCGCCGATCGCGCGCATGATCGGGCCCCGCCAGCCGCGGAAGAGACTCTCCTTCCCCAACCAGCGGAAGCGCATATTCAGCCGCCAAGCAATCCCCAGCATGAGCACGAAATCCCAGTTGGAGGTGTGCGGCGCCCCCAGAACAACGGTGGGCCGGACAGGTGCGGGCTCGGTGACGAGGGTCCATCTGCTGAACGCCCAATAGACCTGGGCGATGAGGCGGAGCATCCGGCAACCCTAACGCTCCGACACTCACCTCGGCGCGTGGGGTGGCAGGTCGTAGCCGGTGATGATGTCAGCGCCGGGCTCGCTCGTCCGTCGCCACCAGCTCACAGCAACAGTGACTTACGAGGACCGCCACGCGGTGACGCACAGCGAAGCTTTCGTACTCGACTTGGCCTATCTCAACGAGGCGCTCTGGCTCGACAAGCACGGCCTGCATCACATCGCTAAGACCCTTCGCGCAATGGCGCAAAAGTCCGGCATCAATTCCTTCTAGCAGTTCGACGCGGCTCAACGAAGGAGGTTGCCGTCCGGATCCTTCCTCGTTCGGTCGAAGGTCTGCGGATCCTGCACCACGTTCGTGAGCCGATCTCAATACGCTGATCCACTCGTGCCGCCGCTGAGGGTAGAGATCCTGGACCTTCGTTGCTTAGCCACATGCAGTCCAGGGCTGAGACGGTTTCCACAAAGCGATCGTGGGCATCCGCCGGGAAGTATGCCAAGACCGGGCACTCTGCAACGACGGCCACTCTCTCTGTCGTGGACGTTGTCATCGTCCACGGGAAGCCGGAGGCAAGTCGCGCGGAGCGGGACGAGCCCACCAGTGACCGCCCGCACCGAGCTGGGTTCCGACGGGATGCTGAGCGGATGGGGTGCGCTGCTACGACGCACAGCGACGTAGGCTTGATCGATGACTTCGGCGAATGGACAGTCCACGTGACGGTACGGATCATCCATGCGGGCCTCGGCGGATGGGGCGGCAACTGGGCTCGGACGGTCATCCCCACCGTGGAGGACGTCCAGATCGCCGGCATCGTGGATCCGGATCCCGAGACCCTGCGCGCGGTGGCTGCCGAGATCGGCGTGTCGGAAGAGCGCACGTTCGGCTCGCTTGGCGACGCGCTCACCGCGGTAGATGCTGACGCGGTGGTGATCACGTCACCGGTGGGGACGCACGTGCCGCTGGCGCTCCTCGCTCTGGATGCCGGAAAGCACGTCCTCGTCGAGAAGCCGCTCTCCGACACCGTCGCGGAGGCCCTCACCGCCGTACGCCGAGCGGAGGAGAAGGGTCTTCTGCTGCAGGTCAGCCAGAACTACCGTCACTATCCGGCGCCCCAGGTCGTCCGAGGACTTCTCGCCGAGCGCGTGATCGGAGAGCTCTCCGCGATCAACATCGACTTCCGCAAGTGGGACAACGACGCACCACTCGAAACGCATCGGCACTACACATTCCCGCATCCCCTCATCAACGACATGGCGATCCATCACTTCGATCTGCTGCGCATGATCACCGGCGAAGAAGCGCGAACGGTGTTCACGAAGGTCGGCGACCCATCCTTCAGCAAGTACGCGCAGGAAGCATCCGCGGTCATCACGATCGAGTTGTCGGGCGGACTCGTCGTCAGCTATCGCGGCAGCTGGATCAGTCGGGGCCCGGAAACCGCGTGGGCTGGTGAATGGAGCATTCAGGGTGAGAAAGGAGAACTCTTCTTCACGTCCCGATCCGGCGGTGAGAGGGAGGACGCGTCGGGTGACGTGGTGACCCTGCGAGGTCCCGGCCGCATGCGCGCGAAGCGGGTGCCCCTCCCTCCTGCGGAACTCTACGATCGCGCCGCAGGCTTGCAGGTCTTCGCCCGTGCGGTGAGCGGCGGCCCGCTGCCCGAGAGCACCGGCCGCAACAATCTCGGCAGCCTGGCGCTCATGGAGGCGGCCGCTCGATCAGCGGTCACCGGGCGCGTCGAGCCCGTGCAGCTCTCCTGACCACCCCGACTCAGAATGGGACCCTCATGACTGCATCCCCCCTCCGCGTCCTCGTCTGGAACGAGAACATCCACGAGACCAGGGGCGA is part of the Microbacterium sp. ET2 genome and harbors:
- a CDS encoding VOC family protein — its product is MGEPVSAEQFHEEEGTAGWHVLYGGAQTVFPTSSFATGVEFIRRIAVVTDAVGREPDIDLRPEAVVVRTASTPRGRLDTADVELVRRVSSIAAELGLAPDPSQLHTIQIAIAEAEGVSTQDFWVATLGYQSLGGLVVDPLRRGPRMWFDEIAAPGRGRTHIDVALPNGHAEERVAAALEAGGRLADGSHAPDWWTLASPDNHGVDIAAWGDIDGST
- a CDS encoding MmcQ/YjbR family DNA-binding protein produces the protein MATLDDVRKIAGSLPGSEERATTGGTAWFVRRKPYAWECRPWPSIPDDIRAILATELVVAVKVADRMDAGALVQMEPDVFLRTTTPWSEPKVAFRLGAIKVDHLAELVTDAWRVQAPRYLRDEFDAVADSAQASQPDASQRAPAQPSR
- a CDS encoding SRPBCC domain-containing protein — protein: MMSIVRRIAHSSFTLTRDYPVPVAQVWRAFAEEDRKREWFGDGEAFDRSVWAFDFRVGGRDIDEAKFHGGPVSRYEAVYTDIVDEVRIVTTYDMWLDGAHMSTSLASYEFESITGGTRLTHVEHGMFFDSFHADAAQREEGMRGILETLADRLQ
- a CDS encoding dihydrofolate reductase family protein; this encodes MTRVRIDLFASLDGYTAAPDPAVPNPMGEDWGPLTAAYAATRTFREKVFGDTTGEGTTGVDETFAAAFFEGVGAEIMGAAMFGLHAHPEDQAWNGWWGDEPPFGCPVFVLTHTAPRPSIEMSGGTTFHFRRGAIEDILAEARVAADGLDVRVGGGIRTAREFLHAGLVDDLHVAIAPIVLDRGNRVWEDLRGLEHTHTAKTAVAESGTIHVSFTR
- a CDS encoding ArsR/SmtB family transcription factor; its protein translation is MPNYSAEVDAVLRALADPTRRAIVERLSLAPAVVSELAAPFAMALPSVLQHLRVLEDARVITSSKQGRVRTVALRPGALDVLHLWLDQRRTPAEQRADRLGIHLTRTSPKET
- a CDS encoding class I SAM-dependent DNA methyltransferase, producing MRDELREQTRGAYNVVAADYAAMIPDTSFEAPLDLAMIDEFVRRADARPSRRVLDAGCGAGRMLTHLQSASPRLEVTGVDLSEEMIALAQQAHPTARFVHADITDTPFEAEQFDAVLAWYSIIHLAPPQLQNVVTEFARLLAPGGLILLSYHVGAGERQLIKPYGHDIELRAFLHQTDGVVEMLAAAGFGIIARLDRSPRKTERHAQGFVLAERR
- a CDS encoding 1-acyl-sn-glycerol-3-phosphate acyltransferase, which encodes MLRLIAQVYWAFSRWTLVTEPAPVRPTVVLGAPHTSNWDFVLMLGIAWRLNMRFRWLGKESLFRGWRGPIMRAIGGIPVDRSNPAGVVDALVSRIRDGDVFGLVVTPEGTRGGAAYWKSGFYRIAREAGLPVTLGYVDRTTMTTGLGPTLPLTGNVGADMDAIRAFYADKSGMRPALRIEPRLREEDDPRPDASA
- a CDS encoding Gfo/Idh/MocA family protein, which encodes MTVRIIHAGLGGWGGNWARTVIPTVEDVQIAGIVDPDPETLRAVAAEIGVSEERTFGSLGDALTAVDADAVVITSPVGTHVPLALLALDAGKHVLVEKPLSDTVAEALTAVRRAEEKGLLLQVSQNYRHYPAPQVVRGLLAERVIGELSAINIDFRKWDNDAPLETHRHYTFPHPLINDMAIHHFDLLRMITGEEARTVFTKVGDPSFSKYAQEASAVITIELSGGLVVSYRGSWISRGPETAWAGEWSIQGEKGELFFTSRSGGEREDASGDVVTLRGPGRMRAKRVPLPPAELYDRAAGLQVFARAVSGGPLPESTGRNNLGSLALMEAAARSAVTGRVEPVQLS